A single Bacteroidia bacterium DNA region contains:
- a CDS encoding tetratricopeptide repeat protein codes for MHALLFLFFVLCGASAVCQNEIQKAQLAKQYLDNQEFDKAEQLYKELMETNKQEESYVMYYNTCLVAQKKYVESEKLLTKKAKKNPLYALELGYTYYEWGKMTDAERTWMPLLKPKSVNKDYFVTVGMFFSQKNLPYWQIRTYQEARNYFKDDYLFSEELIELYGETKNITQAVAEFVRLLKKKPNELQMVQTKVTNIINSEEDFKKAEQGILQEIAQDENNTVMKELLIWLYLQHKDYENALIQAKALDRLNKERGYRIVDIAEVAEQNKNYPVAIEAYNYVIQRYPNDVYHEKASMGKARVSELQATEKTTIDKNEIQTVIQNYKNHIQQFGKNQKTVDAMYRIAYLSVFYLYDLDQANKYIEEILSNSAAAFKRVDALLLKADICIIKGDFDTAENIYIEIQQQNKDAVQANLAKFKHAQLSYYKGEFALANSRLKILKQGTHNDIANDALKLSLFIQDNTIMDSNTTVLRHYARAELLDYQNKKEQALLCLDSLIQKYPTHPVIDDAWFLKAKIYTSLQKIDKALSCYQEIMEKYSNDILADDAMYLTAKIYDEFYQEKDKALALYQDFLARYPGSLYITQVRKRIRELRGEKVN; via the coding sequence ATGCACGCCCTGCTTTTTTTATTCTTTGTACTCTGTGGAGCATCTGCTGTGTGCCAAAATGAAATCCAAAAAGCTCAATTAGCTAAACAATATTTAGATAATCAAGAATTTGACAAAGCTGAACAACTATACAAAGAGCTAATGGAAACTAACAAGCAAGAGGAAAGTTATGTAATGTACTACAATACTTGCCTGGTAGCCCAAAAAAAATATGTAGAATCCGAAAAACTGCTTACTAAAAAAGCAAAGAAAAATCCACTTTATGCGTTAGAATTAGGCTACACCTACTACGAATGGGGTAAAATGACCGATGCAGAACGCACTTGGATGCCCCTGCTCAAACCTAAAAGTGTAAATAAAGACTATTTTGTTACTGTGGGAATGTTTTTTAGTCAAAAAAATTTGCCCTACTGGCAAATACGCACCTATCAAGAAGCACGTAACTACTTCAAAGATGATTATCTTTTTAGTGAAGAACTTATAGAACTCTACGGAGAAACAAAAAACATAACTCAAGCCGTAGCAGAATTTGTACGTTTGCTGAAAAAAAAGCCCAATGAGCTACAAATGGTCCAAACTAAGGTAACCAACATTATCAACTCCGAAGAGGACTTCAAAAAAGCAGAACAAGGAATATTACAAGAGATTGCCCAAGATGAAAATAACACAGTAATGAAAGAACTTTTAATTTGGTTATACCTGCAACACAAGGATTACGAAAATGCACTCATTCAAGCAAAAGCCTTAGACCGATTAAATAAAGAGAGAGGGTATCGTATAGTTGATATTGCCGAAGTAGCTGAACAGAATAAAAACTATCCCGTAGCCATAGAGGCTTACAATTACGTTATTCAGCGCTATCCTAATGACGTATATCACGAAAAAGCATCTATGGGTAAAGCTCGCGTTTCTGAACTACAAGCCACCGAAAAAACTACCATAGACAAAAATGAGATTCAAACGGTTATTCAAAACTATAAAAACCACATACAACAGTTCGGAAAAAACCAAAAAACGGTTGACGCCATGTACAGAATTGCTTACCTCTCTGTATTTTACCTATACGATCTTGACCAAGCTAATAAATACATTGAAGAGATACTTTCTAATTCGGCAGCTGCTTTCAAAAGAGTAGATGCTTTGCTACTCAAAGCTGATATTTGCATCATCAAAGGGGATTTTGATACTGCTGAAAACATTTACATAGAAATACAACAACAAAATAAAGATGCCGTTCAGGCGAATTTAGCAAAGTTCAAACATGCCCAACTTTCGTACTACAAAGGAGAATTTGCATTAGCGAATAGTAGACTAAAAATACTTAAACAAGGCACTCACAACGATATTGCTAACGATGCCCTTAAACTTAGCTTATTCATTCAAGATAATACAATTATGGATAGCAATACTACTGTATTACGGCACTACGCACGCGCGGAATTACTTGATTATCAAAATAAAAAGGAACAAGCTTTACTCTGCTTGGACTCTTTGATACAGAAATATCCTACTCATCCCGTAATAGATGATGCTTGGTTCTTGAAAGCAAAAATTTATACCTCACTTCAAAAGATAGATAAAGCTTTATCCTGCTACCAAGAAATTATGGAAAAATACAGTAACGATATTTTAGCTGATGATGCCATGTACTTAACTGCTAAAATATACGATGAATTTTATCAAGAAAAAGATAAAGCATTAGCTTTGTATCAAGACTTTTTGGCACGTTATCCGGGCAGTTTATACATAACACAAGTTCGTAAGCGTATACGTGAGCTAAGAGGTGAAAAGGTAAATTAA
- a CDS encoding DUF4337 domain-containing protein, whose product MIKFRRKEQDKQQNTQTNYQINMANAYNNQSEVPQESLPNSSTQESKPKTRKEIELEQLEKLNALTTSIIAVFLAVTSILNNAAGDELFINLVKTNDSWSFYQAKSIKQSLAESEKDKLEVDIIQRKDSKNPADIDIVQKEIKKVEYYKAKIAEYKREKQEIEKEARKYEREYQNADAKSDKYDIAEGLYQLALVLSPISLVARNYRLWILSCIVGVIALGFSIYAFMMP is encoded by the coding sequence ATGATAAAATTTCGTAGAAAAGAACAAGATAAACAACAAAATACACAAACAAACTATCAAATAAATATGGCTAATGCATACAATAATCAAAGTGAAGTACCACAGGAAAGTTTACCTAACTCATCTACACAAGAGTCCAAACCTAAAACGCGTAAAGAAATAGAGTTGGAACAGTTAGAAAAACTTAATGCACTTACCACGTCTATTATAGCAGTTTTTTTAGCTGTTACAAGTATTCTCAACAATGCCGCAGGTGATGAATTATTTATCAACTTAGTTAAAACGAATGATAGTTGGAGTTTTTATCAGGCTAAAAGTATCAAACAAAGCTTAGCTGAAAGTGAAAAAGATAAGTTAGAAGTAGACATTATTCAGCGCAAGGATAGTAAAAATCCTGCTGATATAGATATTGTTCAGAAAGAAATCAAAAAAGTAGAGTACTATAAGGCTAAAATTGCTGAATATAAAAGAGAAAAACAAGAAATTGAAAAAGAAGCAAGAAAATATGAAAGGGAATACCAAAATGCTGATGCAAAATCGGATAAATACGATATTGCGGAAGGCTTATATCAGTTAGCTTTAGTTTTATCTCCTATTTCATTGGTAGCTCGCAATTACCGATTGTGGATATTGAGCTGTATTGTAGGCGTAATTGCGTTAGGATTTAGCATATATGCTTTTATGATGCCGTAG
- the tatC gene encoding twin-arginine translocase subunit TatC: MGWFRKKKTQFDDEMSFLEHLEELRWAIIRGLIGWVIFTIAAFAMKNYIFGYIIFAPKKQTFLTYQILRKIGVSYAAPDFPLVSTTLTGQFTSHLLVSIYVGFILGFPFIFWQLWQFVKPGLYPHEIKATRGVVGYATFLFIAGLLFGYFIITPVSLSFLVQYSVDDAHTVKNMFHLGDYISVVALLTFAFGLIFQMPLIIYFLAKVGIMTPPFMRHYRKHAILGIFILSALITPTTDMITQLIVAIPMLLLYEVSILIAGRVQKQREQAEKNVALSTSTAS, from the coding sequence ATGGGTTGGTTTAGAAAGAAGAAAACTCAATTTGATGATGAGATGTCATTTTTAGAACATTTAGAAGAGTTACGATGGGCAATTATAAGGGGACTGATTGGTTGGGTTATTTTTACTATTGCTGCTTTTGCTATGAAGAACTACATTTTTGGATACATTATTTTTGCGCCTAAAAAACAAACTTTTCTTACCTACCAAATACTGAGAAAAATCGGCGTTTCTTATGCTGCACCTGACTTTCCACTAGTAAGCACTACTCTCACAGGACAATTTACTTCACACCTTTTAGTGTCCATTTATGTAGGTTTTATTTTGGGCTTTCCATTCATTTTTTGGCAATTATGGCAATTCGTAAAACCAGGTTTATACCCTCATGAAATAAAAGCTACACGTGGAGTAGTTGGATATGCTACTTTTTTATTCATAGCAGGATTATTATTTGGATATTTTATCATTACGCCTGTTTCATTGAGCTTTTTAGTACAATACAGCGTAGATGATGCACATACCGTAAAAAATATGTTCCATTTGGGCGACTATATTTCTGTGGTAGCTCTACTTACTTTTGCTTTTGGACTAATTTTTCAAATGCCCTTGATAATTTACTTTTTAGCTAAGGTAGGAATAATGACCCCACCTTTTATGCGCCATTATAGAAAACATGCAATTTTAGGGATATTTATTCTCTCTGCACTGATTACGCCTACCACAGATATGATAACTCAATTGATTGTAGCCATACCCATGTTGCTTTTATATGAAGTAAGTATCTTGATTGCAGGGCGCGTACAAAAACAGAGAGAACAAGCAGAAAAAAACGTAGCGCTAAGTACTTCTACGGCATCATAA